The genome window CTCCTCCACGCGCTTGCGCGTGCAGTCCAGGTCCGAACCGCACTCCTGGAACACGCTGGCACTGAAGGCCACGCGGTCGCCCTGCGGCGCGATGCGGTAGGTGTCCACGTCCAGCGCGAAATCGGTGAGCTGGCGCGGCGCGCCGCCGGCCAGCGGCAGCGCGTACAGCTGCTGGCGGCCGGACTTGGCGCTCAGGAAATACACGGTCTTGCCGTCGGCCGACAGCTCCGGCGAATTGACGTTCCAGCCGTCCGGGGTCAGCCGCTTCGGCGGCGCCGCATCGCGGGTGCGCAGGTCGCGCAGCCACAGGCTGGTGCTGGATTTCTCCAGCGCCTTGTCCATCTGCCGCTTGGCGAAGACCACCGTGCCGCCATCGGGCGTCAGCAGCGGCGAGGACACCCGGTCCAGCGCGACCATGTCGCGGACATCGAAACCGCGGGTGGCGGCCAGCGCGGGTAGCGCGGTCAGCAGGGCCAGGGGCAGCAAGGCGTAGCGCAGGGTCATCGGGTATCTCCGGAACACGGCAAAACGTCGATGGTAGGGGCCGCGGTGGGCGTGGTGCAAAGGACTGAAGTCATGGAGGGGCCGGGAATGGGGAATCGGGATTGGGGATTGGTCAGAGCGAGGCGCTGGCTCGGCTGGGGCTACGGAGATCCGCACCGGCCAGGTGGTGGAGAGCGGGCGGGCCGCGGCCCTGCGCGCGGCTGGATGAGAGGGGGATCGGCAGTGATAGCGCGATGCGCCGGCTTGGCCAAGCGCAGGAAGCCGGTGCCGGAGCTGGCATTGGTGGTGAGAGCGACATCGGCAAGCGCACGCGGCTGGGCGCGATTCGCTCTTGGACCAAGCGATGCACGCGGTGCGGATCAGCCGGCGAGAAACGGATGCGGCACGCGGCGCGCTGGCGCGGCCGCGAACACGAAGCCCGGCGCGGGGCCGGGCTTCGGATGTTGCGTTGCGGCAGGCCGTTGCGCCGATTACGCGCGCGGTGCGGCCGCGGCGTCGCCCTTGCGGCCGGTGCGGTACAGCAGCCAGCCGACGAAGGCCAGCAGGGCCAGGCCGTACCACTGGTTGAGGTGGAACGCCTCCGGCAATGCCAGCACGTCGGCGCGGCCGGACGCCACGATCGGCACCGCGATGGCGATGCCCATCAGCGCCTCGCCGGTGATCAGGCCCGCGGCGAACAGCGTGCCCGGACGGTGCACGCGGTCGCGGCCCTCTTCGTCGTCGGCGCGGATCTTGTGGAAGCGCTCGACCAGATGGGTCAGCAGGCCGCCGAGGAAGATCGGCACCATCAGCTCCAGCGGCAGGTAGATGCCGATCGCCGCGGCCAGCACCGGCACGCGGAAGCGCTTGCCGGTCTTCTTCAGCCACTCGTCCAGGGCGATGATCGCCGCGCCGACGCCGGCGCCGATGGCGATCATGCTCCACGGCAGCTCGCCGCCGAACAGGCCCTTGGCCACCGACGCCATCAGCGTGGCCTGCGGCGCCGCCAGCGCATTGGGATGCTGCGGCGTGGCCGCGCCGATGCCGTAGGCCTGGGCGAGCAGGTTCAACACCGGCGCCATGATCAGCGCGCACGAGAACGCACCGATCGCCAGCATCAGCTGCTGCTTCCACGGCGTGGCGCCGACCAGGTAACCGGCCTTCAGGTCCTGCAGGTTGTCGCCGCCCACCGCGGCGGCGCAGCACACCACCGCGCCGATCATGATCGCGGCGACCGCGCCGATCGGCGAATCGCGCCCGAGCAGCAGCACCAGCACCGCCGAGGCGAACAGGATGGTGGAGATGGTGATGCCGGAGACCGGGTTGTTCGACGAGCCGATCAGGCCGGCCAGGTAGCCGGACACCGACACGAACAGGAAGCCGGCGACGATCATGATGAGGGTCATCGGCACGCTGACGTGCCACTGGCCGACGATGGCCTGGTACAGGCCCAGCAGCGGCAGCGTGCACAGCAGCAGCGCCACCAGCATCCACTTCATCGGCAGGTCGCGATCGGTATCGGCCACCACGCCGCCGCCGGTGCTCTTGCGCGCGGCGGCGAACCCGCTCTTGACGCCCGACAGCAGCGACTTGCGCAGCGAGAACAGCGTCCACACGCCGCCGATCAGCATCGCGCCCACGCCGAGGTAGCGCACCTTGGCCGCCCAGATGCCGAACGCGGCCTCGGCCGCCGGCGCGTTGGCCAGGCTCTGCGCCAGCGCCGGATCCGAGCCCATGAAGAACTGCTGGTACAGCGGGATCGCGAGGTGCCAGGACAGGATCGAGCCGGACAGCACCACGATGCCGACGTTCAGGCCGACGATGTAGCCCACGCCCAGCAGCGCCGGCGACAGGTTGGTGCCGACGTAGCCGACCATCTTGCTGCTGCCGATGTACGCGGCCTGCGCCCAGGTATCGGGGATCACCTTCAGGCCGCTGGCCGCACCGAGCTTGACCAGCCCGCCGATCGCCGCCGACAGGCCGAGGATCTTCAGCCCCGGCCCGGGATTCTCGCCGGCCTTGAGCACTTCCGCGGCGGCCTTGCCCTCCGGGAACGGCAGCGGATCCTCGACGATCATCGAGCGCCGCAGCGGCACCGAGAACAGCACGCCGAGCAGGCCGCCCATGCCGGCGATGCCGAGCACCCACCAGTACTTGAAGTCCGGCCAGTAGCCCATGATCACCAGCGCCGGGATGGTGAAGATGACGCCGGCAGCGATCGACGAACCGGCCGAGGCGCCGGTCTGCACGATGTTGTTCTCGAGGATGGTGCCGCCGCCGAGCAGGCGCAGCACGCCCATCGACACCACCGCCGCCGGAATCGCGGTGGCGATGGTCAGGCCGGCGAACAGACCGAGGTAGGCATTGGCGGCGGACAGCACCACGGCCAGCACGATCGCCAGCACCACGGCACGGAACGTGAGCTGGCGCGGCGCGGCAGCGTTGTTCATGGTTACCCCTGAAACGACAAAAACGCTTTGCACGCTAGCGTCTGGGGCGGGGCAAGTCCAGCCTCATGGCGCCCAGCTTGTGGCACATGCCTGGGGAGCGGGGATTGGGGATTGGGGATTGGGGATTCGTAGAGGCAGCGAGAGATGGTCGCCCCTCTCCCGCCGGGAGAAGGAACGGCGGGCAGCCCCTCTCCGACCGGGAGAGGGGTTGGGGTGAGGGTCCGGCACGCGCAGCGCACCCAACCGCTACCGGCGCCACCCGACCCTCATCCGCCCCTGCGGGGCACCTTACTCCCGATGGGAGAAGGAACCGCTGTTAGCCCCTCTCCCACCGGCAGAGGGGTTGGGGTGAGGGTCTGGCACGCACAGTGCACCCAACCACTACCGGCGCTGCCCGACCCTCATCCGCCCCTACGGGGCACCTTCTCCCGATGGGAGAAGGAACAGCAGCTAGCCCCTCTCCCCCCGGGAGAGGGGTTGGGGTGAGGGTCCGGCACGCGCAGCGCACCCAGCCACTACCCGCGCTGCCCGACCCTCATCCGCCCCTGCGGAGCACCTTCTCCCGATGGGAGAAGGAACAGCGAGTAGCCCCTCTCCCACCGGGAGAGGGGTTGGGGTGAGGGTCCGGCACGCACAGCGCACCCAACCGCTACCGGCGCTGCCCGACCCTCATCCGCCCCTGCGGGGCACCTTCTCCCGGTGGGAGAAGGAATAGCAGCTAGCCCCTCTCCCACCGGGAGAGGGGTTGGGATGAGGGTCCGACCTCCCGCCGCACCGCCCATGCCGCGCACCGTCATTCGGGCCGGCGCCAGCGCCCCTATACTCCGCCGCTGCCTTCCTGCGCCGAGAGTCGCCGTGTCCGTGTCCTCCCTGCCGCTGCGCGACGCGCGCGACGATTTCCTCGGCCATCCCAAGGGCGTCTACGTCTGCTTCTTCACCGAGATGTGGGAGCGCTTCTCCTTCTACGGCATGAAGGCGCTGCTGTTGCTCTACCTGACCAAGTACCACCTGTTCGGCGACGACGCCGGGCTCGACCTGCTCGGCGCCTACGGCGGCCTGGTGTACTGCGTGCCGGTGCTCGGCGGGCTGCTCGCCGACCGCTGGCTGGGCATGCGCAAGGCGGTGGTGTTCGGCGGCCTGCTGCTGGTGCTCGGCCACATCGGCATGGCCTTCGAGGGCCACGCCGCCACCCGGATCAACGGCGAGGTGGTCCGCGACACCGCGTCCCTGGGCGTGACCTACCTGTCGCTGGCGCTGATCATCATGGGCGTGGGCTTCCTCAAGCCCAACATCTCCACCATCGTCGGCAAGCTGTACCCCGCCGACGACCCGCGCCGCGACGCCGGCTTCTCGCTGTTCTACGCCGGCATCAACCTCGGCGCGCTGTTCGCCTCGCTGGTCTGCGGCTTCCTCGGCGAAGCCTACGGCTGGCGCTACGGCTTCGGCGCCGCCGGCATCGGCATGCTGCTCGGCCTGGGCATGTTCCTGTGGGGCCAGAAATACCTGCACGGCCACGCCGAGCCTGCGCAACCCGCGCTGCTGCGCGAGCGCGTGCTCGGCGTACCGCGCGAATGGGCGATCTACGGGAGCGCGGTGCTGGGCGTGCTGCCGGTGGCCGCCTTGATGTGGGCTGCGGCCAACGGCGCCTTCAGCCTGGGCGGGGAAATCTCCCTGGCCCTGCTGCTGATGCTGCTGGTGCTGGGCGCGGTGCTGCTGTGGTTCGCCTGGTTCACCGGCACCCAGTGCACCCCGATGCAGCGCCAGCAGATGATCGCGCTGATGGTGCTGATCGCGATGGCGCTGGTGTACTTCACCCTGTACGAGCAGACCTACGGCTCGTGGGTCACCTTCACCGACCGGCTGATGACCAAGGACATCGTGCCGTCGCTGGTGATCCGGGGCGGCACGCCCCTGCCCTGGTCGATCGCCTCGCTGCTGCTGGCACCACTGGGCTTCGTGCTGGCGGCCTCGCTGTCCGACCGCCGCCCCGGCTCGTCGGCACCGCGGCGGCTGTTCGTCGCGGTCAGCGCGCTGATGCTGCTGTTCCTGGTCCGCGACTGCCTGGTGCTGCCGCAGACCGCCGGCTCGCTGACCTACCTGGGCGCGCTGTTCCTGGTCCTGCTGGCGCCGTTGTTCGCCGCGCTGTGGGCGTGGCTGGCGCGGCGCGGACGCGAGCCGTCCAAGCCCGCCAAGTCGGCGCTGGGGCTGCTGCTGGCCGGGCTGTCCTTCGTGCCGCTGGCGCTGGCCGCGCAACAGGTCGGCGCCACCGGACAGATGGCCAGCGTGTGGTGGCTGGTGCTGGCCTACTTCGTGCTGGAGGCCGGCGAGATGTGCCTGTCGCCGGTCGGCCTGTCGGCGGTGACCCAGCTCGCGGTGCCGCGCGTGGTCAGCCTGATGATGGGCACTTGGTTCCTGGCCACCGCGTTCTCCGAGGCGCTGGCGGCGCTGTTCGGCAAGCTCGCCGCGATCGAGGTGCCGGACGGCCAGACCCTCGACATCGCCGACGCCGCGGCCAAGTACGCGCACCTGTTCTGGCTGCTGCTGTGGATCGGCGTGGGGTGCGGCGTCCTTGCCTTCCTTGCCGCGCCATTGCTGCGGCGGATGATGCACGGGGTGCGCTGAGCGGCGGCGTCGCCCGCGCGGCGGCGCAACCGATTCACATGTCGACGCGGACGCATGTTGCGTGGCCGGTGACGACGACGGCGATCCCCGCTGCCAGCCACACTGAGCCACCGAACCCGACCGGCGCAAGTGCAGTCGCGATAGCGACCGCTGGAGCGCCCGCGGCCAGGACACAAGTCGGCCAGAATGAGCGGCGACACCGCCAGCAGGTCGCTGCTCTGCCCCAACCATTCACGGCGATCGCTCCGATGGGCGCGCTGCTGGACGTCGCCCTTCACACACATCAGCGGCGGTTCATCCACACCGACATGGCCTGCCGCGCAGCGATACAGCGAAGGCTCCTTGGCCACAGCCATCAACTGATGCATAGGCGCAACAGTTAACAAGATGGATGCAGAGCAGCGCTCAACAGGCTTGATTTCAAAAGTTTCAAATGAAACCATGATGAATCCATCTTAACTTGTCATGCCATGAGCACAGTGCTAGGTTCCATCCGTCGCCGCATGACGACATAAGGAAAAGGAGCTTCGTGATGAAGATTCAAGATTCCAAACTCGAGAAACAGGATTCCCATCCCAACCCGTTCGCCATCCAGCTCGACGAGCCCATGCAAAATATTGCGGCGCCGGGCGTCTGCGAGATGAAGCCCTATCCCGGTGAAGATTCTCGCTGGTATTCCACCAAACCGGGCGGCTAAAACGACGGCGATTCCATCAAGACGATGCGATTAGGAAAAGGAGCTTCGCGATGAAAATTCAAGATGCCAAACTCGAAAAACAGGATTCTCACTCCAACCCGTTCGCCATCCAGCTCGACGAGCCCATGCAAAACATCGCGGCGCCGGGCGTCTGCGAGATGAAGCCCTATCTTGGTGAAGATTCTCGCGGGTTCTCCACGAAACCCGGTAGCTAAAACGACGGCGATTCCATCAAGACGCCACGATAAAGAACGCCGCCATCAGGCGGCGTTCTTCTGTCCGAAAGCGCGATGACCACACAACGCCGATCGCAGGCAGCCGAGTCGCCATGATCAAGGCCAATATCGCTTTTCCCGACCTCGAGCATCCCCCGGTGTGGCAGGACAATACCCTGTGTCTCGGCAAAAGCCAGATCGCGCCCTACCGTCACTCCGCTGTGGAAACCGTCGTGGTTCGCACGCAGGGACAATGGTTCGCGACGGTACGCGAGCGTTGCAGGGATGTCGCATGGGAAAACACCGAGACGGGCGCGTTGGTCGACGCCGATCGATTCAATCAACTTTACAAAGAAGCCCTTCTATGGCCGCTTGATTATCTCATGATCGAAGTGGCCCAGGCCGGATGCCGACTGAAGTTGCGCGCCGGCCTTCTCGGATCGGCGCCGGTCTATTGCCGGGTCACCGATGACGCAGTGGAAATCTCCTACGATCTGGCCGACTTTTTTTCCCGGCCCACCACCATCGACCTGGAGATGACCAGCCGGCGTCTCGCACTCAGCGCAGACTACTCCGCCAGGCAATTGTGCTCGGGCGTTGTGATGCTGACAGAACGCGCCGCGCTTTACGCGGAGCCGGGCAAGACGCGTTACGTCTATCCTTCGCCTGCTGAAACCCTATCGCCTTCCGAAGAAGCACTGATCGACTACGGCGTAGAGCGATTCGAGCAACTGTTGCATCGTGCGATTTCGATTCGACCCGCATCGAAGCAGGTGGCCGCGGAGTTGAGTGGAGGCATGGACTCGGCGACCGTTGCCTGCGCCCTGACTCGATCGCATGACAACTTCCTGAGCTTGGGAATCTTGCTCGACGAGGGACACAGTCAAACCCAGGCCGAACGCCGCCGCATGCTTGTTGAAAGGCTGGGCCTTCGCGACACGCGCATCCCTATCGATTCATTTCCGCCAACGCTCGATCTGCAACCCAGTGCGGATCGACCGAACTATCCCCTTGCCGAGTTCTATCTCGAAGCGTTCGAAAATCTATGGGACAGCGCTCAATCACAGGGCAGCGAATGGCTTTTCACCGGGATTGGCGGAGACCAGCTGTTCCCAACATACCGTGACGAGGACCATCCCACTGCCAGTCCTGGCGACAGGGTGGTCGCAGAAGCCAAGCGTCGCGCGAACCTGTTGTTGACGCCCCGAGCGCTCAATGCATCACGTTCGATCAGCGGATTTGATGCTCCCGCCGGCCTGTTGTCTGCATCCGTATTGGCGTCGAACGCGTGCCAGGCTCCCCATCTGCTTCGGCGAGGCCTTTGGCCGGTCAATCCGTTGAGCGATCCACACTTGGTTTCTTTTTGTCGGCTCCTGCCTCTGCAGAGCCGTAAAGATCGAGAAACGATGTGGCGGTACTTGCGCGCCAACGTAGGCGACGTATTTCCACGAAACTATTGCAAGGAAACGTTCGCCCATGTGCTTCCTGGACTGATCGCACATCAGGCAAAGACGATCACCCTGCAACTGAGCGAGTGCGCCCTTGCCGACTTGGGCCTGGTCAACCGAGACGCTGCCCTTCAGTTGCTGGACGAGTTGGTGGCGACGCGCGCACGCCCGCTGACGGCGCCGCTGATCTCGTTCCTTTGGCTGGAGCGCTTCGTTCGACAGTTTGCCTGACAATCGCAGTCAGCAGGCACCGAGGCCGCTGTCCCAGCGTACGCAGCTCTGGCTGCACGACGACGCCGAAACGGCCGGCGGCATGTGAGGCAACGCCAGTTTTACCTGCCAGGCAGCCGGCGGCATTCGCCTTGGGAAAGCGCGCGCTACGGCCAGTTCCTCGACCTCGCCGAGGCGGCGGCCAGGTCCGTGTACCGGTTCTGGCTGCTGCCTGGACCGGCGCGGGTCGCGCGCCCCTGGCCTTCCTTGCCGCGCCGCCACTGCTGCGGATGATGCATGAGGCGCGCTTAGCGGGTTGCCGGCGAGGATCGCGGCCTGGCCCCCGCAACGCCAGGGCTTCACAACCGATGCCTTCTCCGCGTCATGCAATGGCAGGTGCAACCTGCAGGCGCCCGGTCCGATCAGGACCAGGCCCATCACACACAAGCTCACTCAGGGAGATCGCATGAAAACACACTGGAAACGCGTCGCGGCGCGCGGCCTGGCCGGACTTGTATTGCTCTGCTGCA of Xanthomonas sacchari contains these proteins:
- a CDS encoding asparagine synthase-related protein; the protein is MIKANIAFPDLEHPPVWQDNTLCLGKSQIAPYRHSAVETVVVRTQGQWFATVRERCRDVAWENTETGALVDADRFNQLYKEALLWPLDYLMIEVAQAGCRLKLRAGLLGSAPVYCRVTDDAVEISYDLADFFSRPTTIDLEMTSRRLALSADYSARQLCSGVVMLTERAALYAEPGKTRYVYPSPAETLSPSEEALIDYGVERFEQLLHRAISIRPASKQVAAELSGGMDSATVACALTRSHDNFLSLGILLDEGHSQTQAERRRMLVERLGLRDTRIPIDSFPPTLDLQPSADRPNYPLAEFYLEAFENLWDSAQSQGSEWLFTGIGGDQLFPTYRDEDHPTASPGDRVVAEAKRRANLLLTPRALNASRSISGFDAPAGLLSASVLASNACQAPHLLRRGLWPVNPLSDPHLVSFCRLLPLQSRKDRETMWRYLRANVGDVFPRNYCKETFAHVLPGLIAHQAKTITLQLSECALADLGLVNRDAALQLLDELVATRARPLTAPLISFLWLERFVRQFA
- a CDS encoding OPT family oligopeptide transporter; translated protein: MNNAAAPRQLTFRAVVLAIVLAVVLSAANAYLGLFAGLTIATAIPAAVVSMGVLRLLGGGTILENNIVQTGASAGSSIAAGVIFTIPALVIMGYWPDFKYWWVLGIAGMGGLLGVLFSVPLRRSMIVEDPLPFPEGKAAAEVLKAGENPGPGLKILGLSAAIGGLVKLGAASGLKVIPDTWAQAAYIGSSKMVGYVGTNLSPALLGVGYIVGLNVGIVVLSGSILSWHLAIPLYQQFFMGSDPALAQSLANAPAAEAAFGIWAAKVRYLGVGAMLIGGVWTLFSLRKSLLSGVKSGFAAARKSTGGGVVADTDRDLPMKWMLVALLLCTLPLLGLYQAIVGQWHVSVPMTLIMIVAGFLFVSVSGYLAGLIGSSNNPVSGITISTILFASAVLVLLLGRDSPIGAVAAIMIGAVVCCAAAVGGDNLQDLKAGYLVGATPWKQQLMLAIGAFSCALIMAPVLNLLAQAYGIGAATPQHPNALAAPQATLMASVAKGLFGGELPWSMIAIGAGVGAAIIALDEWLKKTGKRFRVPVLAAAIGIYLPLELMVPIFLGGLLTHLVERFHKIRADDEEGRDRVHRPGTLFAAGLITGEALMGIAIAVPIVASGRADVLALPEAFHLNQWYGLALLAFVGWLLYRTGRKGDAAAAPRA
- a CDS encoding peptide MFS transporter; the protein is MSVSSLPLRDARDDFLGHPKGVYVCFFTEMWERFSFYGMKALLLLYLTKYHLFGDDAGLDLLGAYGGLVYCVPVLGGLLADRWLGMRKAVVFGGLLLVLGHIGMAFEGHAATRINGEVVRDTASLGVTYLSLALIIMGVGFLKPNISTIVGKLYPADDPRRDAGFSLFYAGINLGALFASLVCGFLGEAYGWRYGFGAAGIGMLLGLGMFLWGQKYLHGHAEPAQPALLRERVLGVPREWAIYGSAVLGVLPVAALMWAAANGAFSLGGEISLALLLMLLVLGAVLLWFAWFTGTQCTPMQRQQMIALMVLIAMALVYFTLYEQTYGSWVTFTDRLMTKDIVPSLVIRGGTPLPWSIASLLLAPLGFVLAASLSDRRPGSSAPRRLFVAVSALMLLFLVRDCLVLPQTAGSLTYLGALFLVLLAPLFAALWAWLARRGREPSKPAKSALGLLLAGLSFVPLALAAQQVGATGQMASVWWLVLAYFVLEAGEMCLSPVGLSAVTQLAVPRVVSLMMGTWFLATAFSEALAALFGKLAAIEVPDGQTLDIADAAAKYAHLFWLLLWIGVGCGVLAFLAAPLLRRMMHGVR